A single Pseudomonas lutea DNA region contains:
- a CDS encoding acetolactate synthase 3 large subunit: MELLSGAEMVVRFLRDEGVEHIYGYPGGALLHIYDALFKEPAVSHILVRHEQAATHMADGYARATGKAGVVLVTSGPGATNAITGIATAYMDSIPMVVLSGQVPSNMVGTDAFQETDMIGISRPIVKHSFMIKHPSEIPEVLKKAFYLAQSGRPGPVVVDIPKDMTNPAEKFEYIFPKKAKLRSYSPAVRGHSGQIRKAVEMLVAAKRPVIYAGGGVIMGNGSAQLTELAQQLNAPVTNTLMGLGAYPGTDRQFVGMLGMHGSYTANLAMHHADVILAVGARFDDRVINGPAKFCPNAKIIHVDIDPASISKTIKADVPIVGPVESVLTEMFATLKELAESPNKDSVATWWKQIDEWRAGGELFPYNRGDGSVIKPQTVIETLCEVTNGDAYVTSDVGQHQMFAAQYYRFNKPNRWINSGGLGTMGFGLPAAMGVALSFPNDNVACVTGEGSIQMNIQELSTCLQYNLPVKIILLNNGVLGMVRQWQDMSYSGRHSHSYMESLPDFVKLVEAYGHVGMRITDLKDLKPMMEEAFAMKDRLVFLDIKVDVGEHVYPMQIRDGSMRDMWLSKTERT; encoded by the coding sequence GTGGAGCTTTTATCTGGCGCTGAAATGGTCGTCCGCTTTTTGCGTGACGAAGGCGTAGAGCACATCTACGGGTACCCCGGCGGTGCCCTCCTGCATATATATGACGCGCTGTTCAAAGAACCGGCTGTGAGCCACATCCTCGTTCGTCACGAACAGGCCGCAACTCACATGGCTGACGGCTACGCCCGCGCCACCGGCAAGGCAGGTGTTGTGCTGGTGACTTCCGGTCCAGGCGCAACAAACGCCATCACCGGTATTGCGACCGCCTACATGGATTCGATTCCGATGGTGGTGCTGTCCGGCCAGGTCCCGAGCAATATGGTCGGTACCGACGCGTTCCAGGAAACCGACATGATCGGTATCTCCCGGCCAATCGTGAAGCACAGCTTCATGATCAAGCATCCATCGGAAATCCCGGAAGTCCTGAAAAAGGCGTTCTACCTGGCGCAGTCCGGCCGTCCTGGTCCTGTCGTTGTCGATATCCCGAAAGACATGACCAATCCGGCTGAGAAATTCGAATATATCTTTCCCAAGAAAGCCAAGCTGCGTTCCTACAGCCCGGCGGTGCGCGGCCACTCGGGCCAGATCCGCAAGGCGGTGGAAATGCTGGTCGCCGCCAAGCGTCCGGTCATCTACGCGGGCGGCGGTGTGATCATGGGCAACGGTTCGGCGCAGTTGACCGAACTGGCGCAGCAATTGAATGCGCCCGTCACCAACACGCTGATGGGGTTGGGCGCCTACCCGGGCACTGATCGCCAATTCGTCGGCATGTTGGGCATGCACGGCAGCTACACGGCAAACCTTGCGATGCACCACGCTGACGTGATCCTCGCGGTAGGGGCTCGTTTTGATGATCGCGTGATCAATGGCCCGGCCAAGTTCTGCCCCAACGCAAAAATCATTCACGTGGACATCGATCCTGCGTCGATCTCCAAGACCATCAAGGCCGACGTGCCCATCGTCGGCCCGGTCGAAAGCGTGCTGACCGAGATGTTTGCTACCCTCAAAGAGCTCGCTGAAAGCCCGAACAAGGACTCTGTGGCGACCTGGTGGAAGCAGATTGATGAATGGCGCGCCGGCGGCGAACTGTTCCCGTACAACCGCGGCGACGGCAGCGTCATCAAGCCGCAGACGGTAATCGAAACACTGTGCGAGGTGACCAACGGTGATGCCTACGTGACGTCCGACGTGGGGCAGCACCAGATGTTCGCGGCCCAGTATTACCGCTTCAACAAACCCAATCGCTGGATCAACTCCGGCGGTCTCGGCACGATGGGCTTTGGCTTGCCGGCTGCGATGGGCGTTGCGCTGAGTTTTCCGAATGACAACGTCGCCTGCGTCACGGGCGAGGGCAGCATTCAGATGAACATCCAGGAGCTGTCGACGTGTCTGCAGTACAACCTGCCGGTCAAGATTATCCTGCTCAACAACGGTGTGCTCGGCATGGTCCGCCAATGGCAGGACATGAGCTACAGCGGCCGTCACTCGCACTCCTACATGGAGTCGCTCCCTGACTTCGTAAAGTTGGTCGAAGCGTACGGGCATGTGGGCATGCGCATCACCGACCTGAAGGATTTGAAGCCGATGATGGAAGAAGCGTTCGCCATGAAAGATCGCCTGGTGTTTCTTGATATCAAGGTCGACGTCGGCGAGCACGTCTACCCGATGCAGATCCGAGACGGGTCCATGCGTGACATGTGGCTGAGCAAGACGGAGCGGACATAA
- the ilvN gene encoding acetolactate synthase small subunit codes for MRHIISLLLENEPGALSRVVGLFSQRNYNIESLTVAPTEDPTLSRLTLTTVGQDEVIEQITKNLNKLVEVVKLVDLSESAHIERELMLIKVKATGAQRAEIKRTTDIFRGQIVDVSSSVYTVQLTGTSDKLDSFIQAIGTTSILETVRSGVTGIARGDKVLSI; via the coding sequence ATGCGCCACATCATTTCGCTATTGCTGGAAAACGAACCGGGCGCGCTGTCTCGGGTGGTCGGGCTGTTTTCGCAGCGCAACTACAACATTGAGAGCCTGACGGTGGCGCCCACCGAAGACCCGACCCTGTCGCGTCTGACGCTGACCACCGTTGGCCAGGATGAAGTGATCGAGCAAATCACCAAGAACCTCAACAAGCTGGTCGAGGTGGTCAAGTTGGTCGATTTGTCGGAAAGCGCCCACATCGAACGTGAGCTGATGCTGATCAAGGTGAAAGCCACGGGCGCTCAACGCGCCGAGATCAAGCGCACTACCGATATCTTCCGCGGCCAGATCGTCGACGTCTCCAGCAGCGTCTATACCGTGCAGTTGACCGGGACAAGTGACAAGCTGGACAGCTTCATCCAGGCGATCGGCACCACGTCCATTCTGGAAACCGTACGCAGTGGCGTCACGGGTATTGCCCGCGGCGACAAAGTACTGAGCATCTAA
- the ilvC gene encoding ketol-acid reductoisomerase → MKVYYDKDCDLSIIQGKKVAIIGYGSQGHAQACNLKDSGVDVTVGLRKGSATVAKAEAHGLKVTDVASAVAAADLVMILTPDEFQSQLYKNEIEPNIKKGATLAFSHGFAIHYNQVVPRADLDVIMIAPKAPGHTVRTEFVKGGGIPDLIAVYQDASGNAKNVALSYASGVGGGRTGIIETTFKDETETDLFGEQAVLCGGTVELVKAGFETLVEAGYAPEMAYFECLHELKLIVDLMYEGGIANMNYSISNNAEYGEYVTGPEVINAESRQAMRNALKRIQDGEYAKMFIAEGASGYPSMTAKRRNNKAHGLEIIGEQLRSMMPWIAKNKIVDQAKN, encoded by the coding sequence ATGAAAGTTTATTACGACAAAGACTGCGACCTTTCCATCATCCAGGGCAAAAAAGTTGCCATCATCGGTTACGGTTCCCAGGGCCACGCTCAAGCGTGCAACCTGAAAGACTCCGGCGTTGATGTCACCGTTGGCCTGCGCAAAGGTTCGGCTACTGTCGCCAAAGCTGAAGCTCACGGCCTGAAAGTGACTGATGTCGCTTCCGCCGTCGCCGCTGCAGACCTGGTCATGATCCTGACCCCGGACGAATTCCAGTCCCAGCTGTACAAAAATGAAATCGAGCCGAACATCAAGAAGGGCGCAACACTGGCCTTCTCCCACGGCTTCGCGATCCACTACAACCAGGTTGTTCCTCGTGCCGACCTCGACGTGATCATGATCGCGCCGAAAGCACCGGGCCACACCGTGCGCACCGAGTTCGTCAAAGGCGGCGGTATCCCTGACCTGATCGCCGTTTATCAGGACGCCTCGGGCAACGCCAAGAACGTTGCGCTGTCGTACGCTTCCGGCGTTGGTGGCGGCCGCACCGGCATCATCGAAACCACGTTCAAGGACGAGACCGAAACCGACCTGTTCGGCGAGCAAGCCGTTCTGTGTGGCGGTACCGTTGAGCTGGTCAAAGCCGGCTTTGAAACGCTGGTCGAAGCCGGTTATGCGCCAGAAATGGCTTACTTCGAGTGCCTGCACGAATTGAAGCTGATCGTTGACCTCATGTACGAAGGCGGCATCGCCAACATGAACTACTCGATCTCCAACAACGCCGAATACGGCGAGTACGTGACCGGCCCTGAAGTTATCAACGCCGAATCCCGTCAAGCCATGCGCAATGCTCTCAAGCGCATTCAGGACGGCGAATACGCGAAGATGTTCATCGCCGAAGGCGCCAGCGGCTACCCTTCGATGACTGCCAAGCGCCGTAACAACAAAGCGCACGGTCTGGAAATCATCGGTGAGCAATTGCGCTCGATGATGCCTTGGATCGCGAAGAACAAGATCGTAGACCAAGCCAAGAACTAA
- the pssA gene encoding CDP-diacylglycerol--serine O-phosphatidyltransferase has protein sequence MSERSEEPNKASDAESLLPIDEHIEEGHDAEGRKVRHRGIYLLPNLFTTANLFAGFYAIISAMSAQSAMSAGDQLGASKYFAFSAIAIFVAMVLDGLDGRVARMTNTQSAFGAEYDSLSDMVAFGVAPALLAFGWALGDMGKVGWMVAFIYVAGAALRLARFNTQVGKADKRYFIGLASPAAAGVVAGTVWAFSDYGIQGSKLSFLVALLVAAAGMLMVSNIKYNSFKELDLKGRVPFVAILAVVLVFAVVFSDPPRILLLIFLGYAASGPIQYLLRLRRQR, from the coding sequence ATGAGCGAACGTTCCGAAGAGCCGAACAAGGCATCTGACGCCGAAAGCCTGCTACCCATCGATGAACATATTGAAGAGGGCCATGACGCCGAAGGGCGCAAGGTTCGCCATCGCGGCATTTATCTGCTGCCTAATCTCTTCACGACGGCCAATCTGTTTGCCGGTTTCTACGCGATCATCAGCGCAATGAGTGCGCAAAGTGCGATGAGTGCCGGTGATCAGCTAGGTGCCAGCAAATACTTCGCGTTCTCCGCGATCGCTATTTTCGTGGCAATGGTGCTCGACGGGCTTGATGGCCGAGTCGCGCGAATGACCAATACCCAGAGCGCATTCGGCGCCGAGTACGATTCGCTGTCCGACATGGTCGCGTTTGGCGTGGCGCCCGCGTTGCTGGCATTCGGCTGGGCACTCGGGGACATGGGCAAAGTCGGCTGGATGGTCGCGTTCATCTACGTCGCAGGCGCTGCATTGCGTCTGGCCCGCTTCAATACCCAGGTTGGCAAGGCTGATAAGCGTTACTTCATCGGGCTGGCCAGTCCGGCCGCCGCTGGCGTGGTGGCGGGCACCGTTTGGGCGTTCAGTGATTACGGGATTCAGGGGTCCAAGCTGTCCTTTCTGGTCGCGCTGTTGGTCGCCGCAGCCGGGATGCTGATGGTCAGCAACATCAAGTACAACAGCTTCAAGGAGCTGGACCTCAAAGGGCGTGTGCCTTTTGTGGCAATCCTCGCCGTGGTCCTGGTGTTCGCCGTGGTGTTCAGCGACCCGCCGCGCATTTTGCTGCTTATCTTCCTCGGCTACGCAGCGTCCGGTCCTATTCAATACCTGCTGCGTCTGCGTCGCCAGAGGTAG